The following is a genomic window from Armatimonadota bacterium.
GTCTCTGGGCCAATAAGCTTCGCTCCGCGCTGACCATGCTCGGCGTCATCTTCGGCGTCTGCTCGGTGATCGTCATGGTGGCGATCGTCGAGGGCGCGCGCGCCGAGGTGGTCAGCCAATTCTCGGCTCTCGGATCGCGCCTCATCATCGTCTTCTTCAGCCCCGAGCGCGGCCAGCGCGAGCGTATCACCGTCAGCGGGCTCCGCCTCGAGGACGCCGACGCGATCCGCGAGAAATGCCGCGACGTGGCCGCCGTATCGCCCGAGACGCCTCCGCTCAACGTCGATATCCACTACGGCGCGCGCGAGGTGCGCGCCAGCGTCGTCGGCGCCCAGCGTGAGTGCATGCTCGTCCGCGATCTCGCGGTCGCCCGCGGGCGCTTCATCAACCGCGAGGACGAGGAGGACTGGCGCAAGGTCTGTGTCCTCGGCTCCGCGCTGCCCAGCGAGCTGTTCGGCAGCGAAGACCCCCTGGGCAAGGAGATCGAGATCGAGAAGATCCGGGTCACCGTGATCGGCGTGCTCGAAGAGAAAGGCCGCGCCTTCGGCGAGGAACTCGACGAGCGCGTATACGTCCCCATCACCACCGTGCAGAAGCGCGTCATGGGCTCCGTCCAGCTCGGCGTTATCTTCGCGCTGGCCCGCAGCGACGAGCGCAGCGAAGCCGCTGCGGATCAGATCTGGGAAGTGCTCATGAAGCGCTACGACAACCAGCGCGTTTTCACCGTTGACACGCAGTCGCGCATCCTCGACGCGCTGGGCCAGGTGTTGATCGTCTTCGAAATCGTCCTCGGCGGCATTGGTGGGCTGTCGCTCCTCGTCGGCGGCATCGGCATCATGAACATCATGCTCGTCAGCGTCACCGAGCGCACCCGCGAAATCGGCCTGCGCAAGGCCCTCGGCGCCAAACGGCGCCATATCCTGTGGCAGTTCCTCACCGAATCGGCCACGCTCAGCGGCGTCGGGGGGCTGTTCGGCATCGCCCTCGGGGCGCTGCTGAGCTGGCTCGTCGGGCACTTCGCCAAGGACTACCTGCCGACCGCGGTGCCCCTGTGGGCGGCGGCGCTCGGCTTCTTCTTCGCGGCCGCCGTCGGCCTGTTCTTCGGCATCTACCCCGCGTTCCGCGCCGCCCGCCTCGACCCGATTGAGGCCCTGCGCCACGAGTGACGGGCATCCGCCGCGCGCGGCGCAGCGGCGATCCGC
Proteins encoded in this region:
- a CDS encoding ABC transporter permease; protein product: MVWFESLKVALACLWANKLRSALTMLGVIFGVCSVIVMVAIVEGARAEVVSQFSALGSRLIIVFFSPERGQRERITVSGLRLEDADAIREKCRDVAAVSPETPPLNVDIHYGAREVRASVVGAQRECMLVRDLAVARGRFINREDEEDWRKVCVLGSALPSELFGSEDPLGKEIEIEKIRVTVIGVLEEKGRAFGEELDERVYVPITTVQKRVMGSVQLGVIFALARSDERSEAAADQIWEVLMKRYDNQRVFTVDTQSRILDALGQVLIVFEIVLGGIGGLSLLVGGIGIMNIMLVSVTERTREIGLRKALGAKRRHILWQFLTESATLSGVGGLFGIALGALLSWLVGHFAKDYLPTAVPLWAAALGFFFAAAVGLFFGIYPAFRAARLDPIEALRHE